Genomic window (Streptomyces sp. NBC_01431):
GCGATCCGGCTGGCCCGGCCGGGGTCCCCGTGGGCGCGGCGCTTCTACCGGAACCGGCCGCGCGCCAGGGCCAGGGCCGGGCTCAGGGCCTACCGTCACGACCAGCGCTGGTCGCGGCGGCGCCGGCGCTTTCAGGACTGGATCGGCGGCGCACCCGACAGGCGTCCGGTGGGCCGCCCCTGATCACACCGGCGGCGGCGCCTCTTGCGCCGTCGCCAGGTGATCCCGCAGAGCACGGCCACCGCGACGAGCGCCGCGATGTGCTCCTTGCCCGCGAGGTTGTTCTTCAGGACCACCTCGATGGCCATCGCCAGCACCACGGCGCCGGCCGTCCAGTACGCCCGGTAGCGCCAGCACACGTACACCGCGAGGGCGACCACCGCCGCCGAGGGGCCGGTGTCGACCATCCGCGCGGCCGCCTTGGGCAGCCCGAGGACGCTGTCCGGACCGATCGCGATGGCGACCCGCGCGTACATGGTCCCGGCCAGCGTCGCCGCGTACGCGATGAGCAGCATCCGGGCCCGGCCGATGCAGATCTCCGCGATGCCGAACACCACCAACACCTGGCCGAGCGCACCCCACACCGGCAGGTCGAGGGCCGGCACGAAGAGCGAGAACGGGGTGCGCAGCAGCGAGATCCACAGCGGGTACTCGGCCTTCACCGAGCCGATGACCTGGATCGGCCGAAAGCCCCAGGACTGGTTCTGCACGATCTGGCAGACCGAGGTCAGCAGGACCGCCGAGAGGGTGAGGGGGATGGCCCGCCAGCGCTGGGTGCGCAGCGCGTACTTGACGGTTTTGAACAGCGGGCCCCACTCCCGCCCGGCGAACCGGCGCACCGCCCCCGTGGCGCCGTTCACCTCTGCGACTCCAGGTGTCTGCGGTGCAGCCACTTGGGCAGGCCGGGGGCTTCCAGGAATCCTTCGGCGCGCGCGGATGCGATGGCGATCCGTGGCAGGTCTGCGCTCTTCTCGAACAAGGTGAACCGCGGCTCCCAGATAGGCCGGTACTTGGCGTTGGACCGGTACAGCGACTCGATCTGCCACCAGCGGGAGAAGAAGCTGAGGAGCGAGCGCCACAGCCTCAGCACGGGTCCTGCCCCGAGCTTCGAGCCGCGCTCGAAGACGGAACGGAACATCGCGAAGTTCAGCGAGACCTGAGTGATCTTGATCTCTTCGGCGCGCTGGAGGAGTTCGATCACCATGAACTCGATCAGGCCGTTCTCGGAGTCGCGGTCACGGCGCATCAGGTCGAGGGAGACTCCGTTGGGGCCCCAGGGCACGAAGCTGAGCAGCGCCCTCAACTCGCCCTCGCCGTCGAAGCATTCGAGCATCATGCACTGGCCGTCGGCGGGGTCGCCGAGCCGGCCGAGCGCCATGGAGAAGCCGCGCTCGGTGGCGCCGTCGCGCCAGTCGTCGGCCTTGCGCAGGAGTTCGGCCATCTCCTCGGCGGGGATGTCCGCGTGGCGGCGGATCCGCACCTCGTAGCCGGCCCGCTTCACGCGGTTGTAGGCCTGGCGCACGGTCCGCATCGCGCGGCCCTCCAGGGTGAACTCGGAGGTCTCCACGATCGCTTCGTCGCCCATCTCCAGGGCGTCCAGGCCGTGCCGGGCGTAGATCTGCCCGGCCTCCTCGCTGGCGCCGGTCACGGCCGGGATCCAGCCGTGCGCGCGGGCCTCGGCGAGCCACGGCTCGATCGCGCCCGGCCAGGCCTCGGGGTCGCCGATCGGGTCGCCGGAGGCCAGCGAGACGCTGTTGATCACGCGATAGGTGACGGCGGCCTTGCCGGTCGGGGACCAGATGACGGCCTTCTCGCGGCGCAGCGCGAAGTAGCCGAGCGAGTCGCGCTCGCCCTGCTTGTCCAGGAGCGCGCGCAGCTTCTCCTCGTCCTCGACGGTGAGCGGGTCGACCGCCTTGCGGTTGCGGAAGGCCGCGTAGATGACCGCGATCAGGAGCAGGGTGGCCAGGACGTTGATGGTGACGTTGACCCAGCCCGGGGTGGTGATGCCCTGGGTGTGCCGGTCGTCGGGGACCAGGAACACAAGCCGCATCACGCCGTAGCGCCAGCGCTCCAGGAAGGTGGAGTGGTCGGCGCCGTCGTAGGTGTTGGTGGCGCTGACCAGGACGGCCGCGCACAGCGATGCGACGAGCAGGCCGCCGACCGCGGTCGCGACCGCCGCCAGTGGATTGGAGCGGTCGCCCTTGGCGTAGAACTCCCTGCGGCCGAGCAGCAGCGCGAGGACGAAGGCCGCGGTCAGTGCGAGGGAGATCCAGTTCTGCGCGTAGCGGTGGATCTCCGGGAAGGCCATGGCGAACGCGAAGAGCAGGAAGAAGAGCCCGCCGAGCACCATGTTGAGGATCCAGGCGGCCCGCTTGCGCCGCCGCATGGTGACGGCGAGGAAGAGCGTGACGACACCGGAGGTGAAGCCGGCTTCGAGCAGGTACGGCGTGAAATAGTCGTCCGTGTTGTGCCGCCGAAGCCCCTGGCCGAGGGTGACCCACACGGCGCTCAGGAAATTGATGAACGTCACGACGCGCAGGTACCACACGGCGAACGCCATGCTGCGTCGCGACCGGGCGGTGCTCGGGTTCGTTCCTTCGGTGGTACTCAAGCGGACTTCTCCCATGAAACGCGATGATATGGGGGCAAAGCGCTTCACAGCGGACGCGGGTGGAGCCGGGGGAAGCCCCCGGCCCTACCGCGGCTCACTCGTCGCTGCTCTCCTCTGGGCTCTCCGTGCGCCGGTCGGTGCGCTCGGGCAGCTCCGCGGCCAAGGCGGCCGCGGCTTGTACGAGGGGAAGAGCGAGCAGTGCCCCGGTTCCTTCGCCCACTGTGACGCCATGATCGAGCAGAGGGTTGAGCGCCAGCCGGTCCAGCGCCTTCGCCTGGCCCGGCTCGCCGCTCAACTGGCCCGCGAGCCACCATTCCGGAGCCCGGAAGGCCGCCCGCTGAGCCACCAGCGCGCAGGCTGACGCGACGACCCCGTCCAGGATCACCGGCAGTCTGCGCACCGCACACTGCAGCAGGAAACCGGTGGTCGCGGCAAGGTCCGCGCCGCCCACCGCGGCCAGAAGTTCCAGCTGGTCGCCGAGAACCGGCCGGGCCCGGCGCAGCGCGTCCCGGATCGCCGCGCACTTGCGCATCCACGCCAGATCGTCGATCCCGGCGCCGCCGCGCCCGGTGACCACCGAGGCGTCCGTCCCGCACAGCGCCGCGATGAGCACCGCGGCGGGGGTGGTGCCGCCGACGCTGACGTCGCCGAGCACCACGAGATCGGTGCCGGAGTCGGCCTCCTCGTCGGCGATCCGCACCCCGAGCCGCACGGCCGCCTCCGCCTCCTCGACGGTCAGCGCGTCCTCGACGTCGATGCGCCCGCTGCCGCGCCGCACCCGGTGGCGTACGACGTCCTCGGGCAGCAGCGCGGGATCGCAGTCAAGACCCGCGTCGACGACGCGGACCGGCACGCGCCGGCCCCGGGCGAGCACCGCGACCGGGCTCGCGCCGTCCAGGATCGCGCGTACGAGTGTGTGCGCGGAGCCCGCCGGGCGGGCGGAGACGCCAAGGTCGGCCACGCCGTGGTCGCCCGCGAACAGGACCACGCGGGGCCGCTCGACGGACCGGACCGGGCTGGCGCCCTGAGCCGCCGAGAGCCAGGTGGCCAGTTCGTCGAGCCGGCCGAGCGCGCCGGGCGGCACGGTCAGCCGCTCCCGGCGTTCCTCGGCGTCCCGGCGCACACCGTTGTCGGGGCGTTCGATCAGATCGGAGAAGTCGTCCAGGTTCAGCCTGCTCATCTGCCGAACAGTACCGGCAGCCCGCCGCGGTCAGCCGCGCAGCGTGAGCGCCTGCCCGGCGACCACGAGGAGCACCTGCTCGCACTCGGCGGCGAACACCGCGTTCAGGCGCCCCAGTTCGTCCCGGAAGCGCCGTCCCGAGGAGGTGGCCGGCACCACGCCCGACCCCACCTCGTTGCTCACCACCACCAGCGTGCGCGAGGTGGCGCGGACCGCGGCGACCAGTTCGGCCGTACGTTCCCTCAGCGCCCGCTCGCCGCCCGCCGCCCACTTCTCGTCGTCCCAGGCGCCGACCCGGTCCATCGCGTCGGTCAGCCACAGCGCCAGGCAGTCGATCAGCAGTGGCGGCCCCGACTCCTTGAGGAGCGGCGCCAGTTCGCAGGTCTCCTCGGTGCGCCACGAGGAGGGCCGGCGCTCGCGGTGCAGTCCGACCCGCGCCGCCCACTCCGCGTCCCCGCTCCGCGAGCCGCTCGTCGCGACGTACACGACCTGCGGAAAGCCCTCCAGACGCCGCTCGGCCTCCACCGACTTCCCCGACCGCGCGCCGCCCAGGACCAGCGTGCGGCGTGGCAGATCGGGCACCGCGTGGTACTCGCCGACCACCAGCGTCGTCCCGTCCGGCACCGCGCGGGCGCCGAGCGCCGCGAGCCGGCGCGTCAACTCCCGGCCGGGCGGCACATCGTGGTCGAGGTGCACGGCGATCACATCGGTGGCCGGCCCGATGCCGCCCGCCGCCCGCAGCCGCGCCAGCGCGTCGGGCCGCCCCGCCACATCGGCCACCACCATGTCG
Coding sequences:
- the cobT gene encoding nicotinate-nucleotide--dimethylbenzimidazole phosphoribosyltransferase produces the protein MSRLNLDDFSDLIERPDNGVRRDAEERRERLTVPPGALGRLDELATWLSAAQGASPVRSVERPRVVLFAGDHGVADLGVSARPAGSAHTLVRAILDGASPVAVLARGRRVPVRVVDAGLDCDPALLPEDVVRHRVRRGSGRIDVEDALTVEEAEAAVRLGVRIADEEADSGTDLVVLGDVSVGGTTPAAVLIAALCGTDASVVTGRGGAGIDDLAWMRKCAAIRDALRRARPVLGDQLELLAAVGGADLAATTGFLLQCAVRRLPVILDGVVASACALVAQRAAFRAPEWWLAGQLSGEPGQAKALDRLALNPLLDHGVTVGEGTGALLALPLVQAAAALAAELPERTDRRTESPEESSDE
- a CDS encoding phosphatidylglycerol lysyltransferase domain-containing protein, with product MGEVRLSTTEGTNPSTARSRRSMAFAVWYLRVVTFINFLSAVWVTLGQGLRRHNTDDYFTPYLLEAGFTSGVVTLFLAVTMRRRKRAAWILNMVLGGLFFLLFAFAMAFPEIHRYAQNWISLALTAAFVLALLLGRREFYAKGDRSNPLAAVATAVGGLLVASLCAAVLVSATNTYDGADHSTFLERWRYGVMRLVFLVPDDRHTQGITTPGWVNVTINVLATLLLIAVIYAAFRNRKAVDPLTVEDEEKLRALLDKQGERDSLGYFALRREKAVIWSPTGKAAVTYRVINSVSLASGDPIGDPEAWPGAIEPWLAEARAHGWIPAVTGASEEAGQIYARHGLDALEMGDEAIVETSEFTLEGRAMRTVRQAYNRVKRAGYEVRIRRHADIPAEEMAELLRKADDWRDGATERGFSMALGRLGDPADGQCMMLECFDGEGELRALLSFVPWGPNGVSLDLMRRDRDSENGLIEFMVIELLQRAEEIKITQVSLNFAMFRSVFERGSKLGAGPVLRLWRSLLSFFSRWWQIESLYRSNAKYRPIWEPRFTLFEKSADLPRIAIASARAEGFLEAPGLPKWLHRRHLESQR
- a CDS encoding bifunctional adenosylcobinamide kinase/adenosylcobinamide-phosphate guanylyltransferase; protein product: MELTLLGTGAPAGLPRPDCPCAACAVARGSGVRAATALLVDGALLLDLTPGAALAAARAGHSLAGVRQVLLTHPHDGPAMELPAGLPAAGRVPDGRRLTLISGHRVLAVPLDSPGTGYEVTSPEGDRLLYLPPGGAPSGPAEVRPYDMVVADVAGRPDALARLRAAGGIGPATDVIAVHLDHDVPPGRELTRRLAALGARAVPDGTTLVVGEYHAVPDLPRRTLVLGGARSGKSVEAERRLEGFPQVVYVATSGSRSGDAEWAARVGLHRERRPSSWRTEETCELAPLLKESGPPLLIDCLALWLTDAMDRVGAWDDEKWAAGGERALRERTAELVAAVRATSRTLVVVSNEVGSGVVPATSSGRRFRDELGRLNAVFAAECEQVLLVVAGQALTLRG